In Methanomicrobium antiquum, one DNA window encodes the following:
- a CDS encoding peptidase domain-containing protein → MLRKLGISALLLMFCISFASGAAAEEKTDAFYTGDLEGYTITPAKDSVGDSGQKYIYDTIMQGETNWHTKNVNSHVTVLNVDLNWGDSSDSLRLGIYTPDWQYLGEFYDSADGKVNGRINIDISNPAGIAEGTWHYEVYGYSVFETEDYYL, encoded by the coding sequence ATGCTAAGGAAATTAGGAATTTCTGCATTATTATTGATGTTTTGTATATCATTCGCATCAGGCGCGGCGGCTGAAGAAAAAACTGATGCCTTTTATACAGGTGATTTGGAAGGCTATACCATAACGCCGGCAAAAGACTCCGTTGGAGATTCAGGTCAGAAGTATATCTATGATACAATTATGCAGGGTGAGACCAACTGGCACACCAAAAATGTCAATTCACATGTTACTGTCCTAAATGTTGATTTAAACTGGGGAGATTCGTCGGATTCCTTAAGGCTTGGAATATACACTCCTGACTGGCAGTACCTCGGAGAATTTTATGATAGTGCAGATGGAAAAGTAAATGGAAGAATCAATATTGATATCTCAAATCCGGCCGGCATAGCAGAGGGAACCTGGCATTATGAAGTCTATGGATATAGCGTTTTCGAAACTGAAGATTATTATCTATAA
- a CDS encoding winged helix-turn-helix transcriptional regulator: MQTADFFFILFVLSIFTAGAQAATGGYTISPHTDFPALIESGLVDSSGADSTITFWQLPLWIQIFYVAGILAAFLGLFKVFPIVLAKVGGILENENRKNIYEYISQNPGSNIADISASLHINRGSVKYHLSRLGLENRVVSLRAGKYKRLYQNSKTYDKYEKIIISCLRNETGKKLLVSILENPGITNQALSERFDLSKSTIHWYLENFCRLDIITPVTDGKYKKWFIKPVVRRTLKKTIYLRDIH; encoded by the coding sequence ATGCAGACAGCGGATTTCTTCTTTATTCTTTTCGTTTTATCAATTTTCACAGCAGGTGCTCAGGCAGCAACGGGCGGATATACAATCTCTCCTCACACAGATTTTCCGGCCCTTATTGAAAGCGGACTTGTTGATTCATCAGGCGCTGATTCAACTATTACATTCTGGCAGCTGCCTCTCTGGATTCAGATATTTTATGTGGCAGGGATTCTTGCCGCTTTTTTGGGACTTTTTAAGGTTTTTCCCATCGTTTTGGCCAAAGTCGGCGGAATTTTGGAAAATGAAAACCGGAAGAATATCTATGAGTATATCTCTCAAAATCCGGGAAGTAATATAGCTGATATATCCGCGAGCCTGCATATAAACCGGGGCTCTGTAAAATATCATCTTTCAAGACTTGGTTTAGAGAACAGAGTAGTTTCATTAAGAGCAGGAAAATATAAGCGGTTGTATCAAAATTCCAAAACATACGATAAATATGAAAAAATCATTATATCATGTCTGAGAAATGAAACAGGAAAAAAGCTTCTGGTAAGCATACTGGAAAATCCCGGAATTACAAATCAGGCTCTATCAGAAAGATTTGATCTTAGTAAAAGCACAATCCACTGGTATCTTGAGAATTTCTGTCGTCTGGATATTATAACTCCTGTAACTGATGGAAAATACAAAAAGTGGTTTATAAAACCCGTTGTGAGGAGAACTCTTAAAAAAACTATTTATCTCCGGGATATTCATTGA
- a CDS encoding DUF368 domain-containing protein, with protein MAEKPVSEYFFVFLKGLFMGACDIIPGVSGGTIALITGIYERLITAIGNIRPEILLTLLRRDFAGFYEEFKRVDAVFLISLVAGIGLAVVTISRVILIFLDFYTAITFGFFLGLIAASSVQIFLEIEQCSRNRKSVFFLLFGFISGFLIAGLNPSALGHSLPVLFITGMIAIVAMILPGISGAYITLLMNQYEYLLAALKSVSIPEIIAYCTGGLIGLLMFTKLLKFLLKNYHAVMLAYLTGLMLGSTRMLFDKIEGAGGFSTGATAALIAGIVLILVMEILKRRYNFKSICEENP; from the coding sequence ATGGCAGAAAAACCAGTATCAGAATATTTTTTTGTATTTTTAAAAGGCCTTTTTATGGGCGCCTGTGACATAATCCCCGGAGTTTCCGGGGGAACAATAGCATTAATCACAGGAATATATGAGCGCCTTATAACAGCGATTGGAAACATCCGTCCTGAGATATTGCTTACACTTTTAAGACGTGATTTTGCCGGATTTTACGAGGAGTTCAAACGGGTGGATGCAGTATTTTTAATATCCCTTGTCGCCGGAATAGGTCTTGCGGTTGTGACAATATCACGTGTTATCCTAATATTTCTTGATTTTTACACAGCAATCACATTTGGCTTTTTTTTAGGCCTTATTGCCGCATCTTCAGTTCAGATTTTTCTTGAAATTGAACAATGTTCAAGAAACAGGAAATCAGTTTTCTTTCTTTTATTTGGGTTTATATCGGGATTTTTAATTGCAGGCCTTAACCCTTCTGCACTTGGGCATTCTCTTCCTGTCCTTTTTATCACCGGAATGATTGCAATTGTTGCTATGATTCTTCCCGGAATTTCGGGTGCATACATAACGCTTCTTATGAATCAGTATGAATATCTGCTTGCTGCATTAAAGTCGGTCTCGATTCCGGAGATAATTGCGTACTGCACAGGAGGACTTATTGGTCTGTTGATGTTTACAAAGCTCTTAAAATTCCTTCTTAAAAATTATCACGCAGTTATGCTTGCATATCTGACCGGACTTATGCTAGGTTCGACACGGATGCTTTTTGATAAAATCGAAGGTGCCGGCGGATTCTCAACAGGTGCGACAGCGGCGCTTATCGCCGGAATTGTTTTGATTCTTGTAATGGAAATTCTTAAACGAAGATACAATTTTAAAAGCATATGCGAAGAAAACCCCTGA
- a CDS encoding type II CAAX prenyl endopeptidase Rce1 family protein, whose protein sequence is MNHNFEFLNKKMLGVLFAVLFVCTIIPFTDVFPDYITNFALSAIQVAPFILLAFFAYMSEKYPGLKIFTTIWLLVIILIIAMTSFGVAFISLMPAEIINTPASEGIEEYISENIEEIFLKSAFLLFSVLLAAILSLAGQIRNFRILLSGYIPINPDSFVHKTALTAVLAMTLIPLVPLLVTGNPPYLSPVFLEMAAVEQAFSEIVSLDVFSLFWMILASFIIAGLYINKKYPEVLKRLGIVKPTKNELLLSVGAGILLVGVFFVIEHVISAIWGFFGWSVTDSDSVNLLFSAYLTPVTALVAAISAGFGEEIAVRGLLQPRLGIIIPSLLFASLHAFQYSWDGVLSVFIAGIIFAIIRRHYNTTFSAVTHSVYDIILFYAIMLGISI, encoded by the coding sequence TTGAATCATAATTTTGAATTTTTAAACAAAAAGATGCTTGGAGTTTTATTTGCAGTTCTTTTCGTCTGCACAATAATTCCATTTACAGACGTATTTCCGGATTACATAACCAACTTTGCACTTTCGGCAATTCAGGTGGCGCCATTTATACTTCTTGCATTCTTTGCATATATGTCTGAAAAATACCCGGGCCTTAAGATTTTTACGACAATCTGGCTTTTGGTAATAATATTAATTATCGCAATGACTTCATTTGGAGTCGCCTTTATATCACTAATGCCGGCAGAAATCATCAACACTCCGGCATCAGAGGGTATTGAAGAGTATATATCAGAAAATATCGAAGAGATTTTTTTAAAATCGGCATTTCTTCTTTTTTCAGTTTTACTTGCGGCAATATTGTCACTTGCAGGACAGATAAGAAATTTCCGTATTCTTCTGTCAGGATACATCCCTATTAATCCGGACTCTTTCGTTCATAAAACAGCTCTTACAGCAGTCCTTGCAATGACCCTGATTCCGCTTGTTCCGCTTTTGGTTACAGGCAATCCTCCCTATCTTTCACCGGTTTTTCTTGAAATGGCAGCCGTTGAACAGGCTTTTTCAGAGATTGTATCTTTGGATGTTTTCTCTTTGTTCTGGATGATTCTTGCATCGTTTATAATCGCAGGACTATATATCAACAAAAAATACCCGGAAGTCCTAAAAAGGCTTGGTATAGTAAAGCCAACCAAAAATGAACTTTTGCTCTCTGTCGGAGCAGGTATTTTGCTTGTCGGCGTTTTTTTTGTGATTGAGCATGTAATTTCTGCCATATGGGGATTTTTCGGGTGGAGTGTTACAGATTCAGACTCTGTAAATCTGCTCTTTTCAGCTTACTTAACACCGGTTACAGCGCTTGTTGCCGCAATATCGGCAGGCTTTGGAGAAGAGATAGCTGTTAGAGGACTCCTTCAGCCACGCCTGGGAATTATTATTCCCTCACTTCTTTTCGCATCTCTTCATGCATTTCAGTACAGCTGGGACGGAGTTTTATCAGTGTTTATCGCCGGCATTATCTTTGCAATTATAAGGAGACATTACAACACGACATTTTCGGCTGTAACCCACAGTGTTTATGACATCATTTTATTCTATGCCATAATGCTTGGAATAAGTATATGA
- a CDS encoding methanogenesis marker 12 protein, which yields MYIGVDHGTTAIRFSAGDSHFKISRKSAVSFNYSDLSRLCPLDEIKGIAVCYSMGDGISEITNIRKVKNRGILTREGAGEHIGGGTRVYDEIKKSGIPAIVIPGIHRNSPTDPRFKVYSHQTSPEKLGIAYEVSKNLGDDFIVCDASSNTVTLLVTGGKITGAFDACIFAPGTTHGAIDVDGIRKIDEGVWTANEAFMHAGVREHVPEDIQNKTLAMFAAMECAAMRLLNKTTKIALAGSLAPVIAEEISCLLGEEVSVYDEWCASKGLSLMAKDVFNGKEEILGLKVSL from the coding sequence ATGTACATCGGAGTTGATCACGGAACAACTGCAATCCGGTTTTCAGCCGGAGATTCGCATTTTAAAATATCAAGAAAGTCTGCAGTCTCTTTTAATTATTCTGATTTAAGCCGGCTTTGTCCTCTGGATGAAATAAAAGGAATCGCTGTATGTTATTCTATGGGTGACGGAATTTCAGAGATCACCAATATAAGAAAGGTAAAAAACCGTGGGATTCTTACAAGGGAAGGCGCCGGCGAGCATATCGGCGGAGGAACCCGTGTATATGATGAAATAAAAAAAAGCGGCATTCCTGCTATCGTAATCCCCGGCATTCACAGAAATTCCCCGACAGACCCAAGATTTAAGGTATATTCACATCAGACAAGCCCGGAAAAGCTTGGAATTGCATATGAAGTCTCAAAAAATTTGGGGGATGATTTTATTGTCTGCGATGCAAGTTCAAATACTGTAACTCTGCTTGTCACCGGCGGAAAAATAACAGGGGCTTTTGATGCATGCATTTTTGCGCCCGGAACAACACACGGTGCAATTGATGTTGACGGGATAAGAAAGATAGACGAAGGAGTATGGACTGCAAACGAGGCTTTTATGCACGCCGGTGTTCGTGAACATGTCCCTGAGGATATCCAGAATAAGACCCTTGCAATGTTTGCCGCAATGGAGTGCGCCGCGATGAGGCTTCTTAATAAAACGACAAAAATTGCACTTGCAGGCTCTCTTGCACCTGTTATAGCAGAAGAGATCTCCTGTCTTTTGGGAGAGGAGGTTTCAGTGTATGATGAATGGTGTGCTTCAAAAGGACTGTCTTTAATGGCCAAAGATGTATTCAACGGCAAAGAAGAGATACTGGGCCTTAAAGTATCTCTTTAA
- a CDS encoding HAMP domain-containing sensor histidine kinase, whose translation MVLKGGSIRESLSYSSYFLIVCILIIIPIFLYISVSDYTVLENNFKENYYQLQNNTENSIIESIELANTGLEIYDETFDYRLKYAFIPFIEAYNSSDGKPENIDLDLLKQNLGEDYDFYIIDSGHVVRYSTKELDIGLNFSNNVEFSDHLDKILLSGEYAGDRIVRGIRDTKNVSKYGYFPSPDKKYILEISYNIKDYKDKRDLLQFRKAADSLKEMNPYLTSIKIYDIYGYAIGEPDLLENEKDADILKHVTEQKTDYRIFDEDTNTITRYRYCDLHNPSLGSDLSVVLAFTYSNKAIEEELNKILFSKIIAFFLVIILLMGVFYVATDYLTRPIKNLVFDLDEIAKGNLDHKIKPGGAKEFASLRQSIQNMVISLKSMIENLRESEKTIKQYNEELESIVQERTEELKEATKEANFYIDLMTHDINNANMATLGYAQLIEDTADDTTKELAVKMIASVKRSTEIISNVSLIRTIQSRNQKLKPVLIDEIVRKIIELNPETDILYENSNRFVLADELLTEVFSNIIDNSIKYAGDDCRIEISTEEEEDWVRVCFDDNGPGISDEFKDEIFNRLFREKKKTGKSGKGLGLYIVKSLIQKRYGGIVYADDRIKGRPDMGLRVCVKLKKV comes from the coding sequence ATGGTACTTAAAGGGGGGAGTATTAGAGAAAGTCTTTCATATTCATCATATTTCCTTATTGTCTGCATTTTGATTATAATTCCTATCTTTTTGTATATTTCAGTCTCTGATTATACTGTTCTTGAAAATAATTTCAAGGAGAATTATTACCAGCTTCAAAACAATACTGAAAACAGCATTATTGAAAGTATTGAACTTGCAAACACCGGTCTTGAAATATATGATGAAACATTTGACTATAGACTAAAATATGCATTTATTCCATTTATTGAGGCCTACAACAGTTCAGATGGAAAACCGGAAAATATTGATCTGGATTTGTTAAAGCAAAACCTCGGAGAGGATTATGACTTTTATATCATTGACAGTGGCCATGTTGTCAGATATTCAACAAAAGAATTAGACATCGGCCTTAATTTCAGCAATAATGTAGAGTTTTCAGATCATCTTGATAAGATTCTTCTATCAGGAGAATATGCCGGCGACAGAATTGTAAGAGGAATAAGAGATACCAAAAACGTCAGCAAATACGGATATTTTCCATCACCAGATAAAAAATACATCCTCGAAATTTCATACAACATAAAAGACTACAAAGATAAAAGAGATCTTCTTCAGTTCAGAAAAGCCGCTGATTCACTAAAAGAGATGAATCCATATCTTACTTCAATAAAAATCTATGACATATACGGTTATGCAATCGGAGAACCGGATCTTTTGGAAAATGAGAAAGACGCTGATATATTAAAACATGTAACTGAACAAAAGACAGATTACAGAATTTTTGATGAAGACACAAACACCATAACAAGGTACCGTTACTGCGACCTGCATAATCCTTCCCTTGGATCTGATTTAAGTGTGGTTTTGGCATTTACTTATTCAAACAAAGCTATTGAAGAAGAGCTTAACAAAATTTTATTTTCAAAGATAATTGCATTTTTCCTGGTAATAATTCTTCTAATGGGAGTATTTTATGTTGCAACAGACTATCTCACACGCCCTATCAAAAATCTGGTTTTTGATTTGGACGAAATAGCAAAAGGCAATCTTGACCATAAGATAAAGCCCGGAGGTGCAAAAGAGTTTGCAAGTCTTCGACAGAGCATTCAAAATATGGTCATATCCTTAAAATCGATGATTGAAAACCTAAGAGAATCAGAAAAAACAATAAAGCAATACAATGAAGAGCTTGAGTCAATAGTACAGGAAAGAACAGAAGAACTAAAAGAAGCAACAAAAGAGGCTAATTTCTATATAGATCTTATGACACACGACATCAACAACGCCAATATGGCAACACTTGGGTACGCACAGCTGATAGAAGATACTGCTGATGATACTACAAAAGAACTGGCAGTAAAGATGATTGCGTCTGTTAAAAGAAGTACAGAAATTATATCAAATGTCTCTTTGATACGCACAATACAAAGCAGAAACCAGAAACTAAAGCCTGTATTAATTGACGAAATTGTGAGAAAAATAATTGAACTGAATCCTGAAACAGACATTCTCTATGAAAATTCCAATCGTTTTGTACTTGCAGACGAACTTTTAACTGAAGTATTCTCAAATATAATTGACAATTCCATAAAATATGCAGGTGATGACTGCAGAATTGAAATTTCAACAGAAGAAGAGGAAGATTGGGTCAGAGTCTGCTTCGATGACAACGGACCAGGAATATCAGATGAATTCAAGGATGAAATTTTCAACCGTTTATTCAGAGAGAAGAAGAAAACGGGCAAATCCGGGAAGGGGCTTGGTTTATACATTGTAAAAAGTCTGATTCAGAAAAGATACGGAGGCATTGTCTATGCCGATGACAGAATTAAAGGAAGGCCTGATATGGGTCTAAGAGTCTGTGTGAAGTTAAAAAAAGTTTAA
- a CDS encoding KH domain-containing protein: MTTQDIKITQNRIAVIIGKGGRTRRQIEKKTKAKIEVDSEDGIVTIESDDPISVLNAVDVITAINRGFSPERAYTLLEDEDVILEIIDLGTRCNTPKQMERIRGRIIGKAGKSREQIENMTGAEVSVYGKTVAVIGSIDQVKTAMSAIEMLIEGISHESVFSYLDKKKKEAKTNILEYYY; encoded by the coding sequence ATGACAACACAGGATATTAAAATAACCCAAAACAGGATTGCGGTTATTATAGGAAAAGGCGGAAGAACCAGGCGCCAGATTGAGAAAAAAACCAAAGCAAAAATCGAGGTTGACAGCGAGGACGGTATTGTTACAATAGAGTCTGATGATCCAATAAGCGTCTTAAATGCCGTAGATGTGATTACCGCAATCAACCGCGGGTTTTCACCGGAGCGTGCATATACACTCCTTGAAGATGAGGATGTCATTCTTGAGATAATAGATCTTGGAACACGGTGCAACACGCCAAAGCAGATGGAAAGAATCAGAGGCAGAATTATAGGAAAAGCCGGAAAATCACGTGAACAGATTGAAAACATGACAGGTGCGGAAGTTTCAGTCTATGGCAAAACCGTTGCAGTGATTGGCAGTATTGATCAGGTAAAAACTGCAATGTCTGCAATTGAGATGCTAATCGAAGGAATATCGCACGAAAGTGTATTCTCATACCTTGACAAGAAGAAAAAGGAAGCAAAGACAAATATTCTTGAGTATTACTACTAA
- a CDS encoding ATP-dependent DNA helicase has product MSFNTMMLSGLDLPKPLIEAYGKKGITELYPPQEECVKKGLLEGRNLLISIPTASGKTLVAEMAMHHHIAGKVNKGPSKGKCLYVVPLKALASEKYEEFSGKGVRIGIATGDLDKRDEYLGQNDIIITTSEKADSLLRNNTRWMNLITCLVVDEAHLIDSENRGATLEMVITKLRYLNENMQVIALTATIGNPRLFAGWLEAEHVSSEWRPVDLKEGVFYSDTIYFEEEEKKIKTPAKEDDTNLCLDCIEDGGQSLVFVSSRRNAEGFAKRMAKALEKSGFSDPALEDIQKKLEAIAETDMGKILASCTAKGAAFHHAGMKREQRHIIEQGFRDGYIKVISSTPTLAAGLNLPARRVVIRDFLRFKGGEGMLPIPVREYRQMAGRAGRPHLDPYGEAVLIAKGRDMANGLFEEFISAPAEDVKSRLDDESALCSQVLSLISTEFVKNNDDLVSFLKRTFYTFTNKKSSHLSDIVEKAVSYLEAAGMITKIDDRLFATDYGNLVSHLYINPISAEIISTVLREKQKTLLEIKRLGEVEDIKASDIGDLIKTEPAKTTKSVNPVYSIDSMKQVKSASAKSMLKKTAFTPEDISAVFSDIGLLQLLCKTPDMYTLYVRKDDLPVLESFYYAHEDELWMEISYDTMEDDFRVIKTAMLLDNWISEIGEDTICTRFGVGPGDIYNVVEGMNWLLYSASRISYMMAPDLKISVSEVELRMKNGIKRELIPLIKLKNVGRVRARRLFNNGITSPLKIKEANFDKLSAILGQKIAGQVIKQVEKEYGNINNTEIIINNTEIKKEHTLREEREDKSERRERKNRKIENQKKSAEIIKKNENFENFGNSDYEEEEKNTEQKKKNQKNKNTQRSLFEF; this is encoded by the coding sequence GTGTCTTTTAATACCATGATGCTCTCCGGATTAGATCTTCCAAAACCTCTTATCGAAGCATACGGGAAAAAAGGAATTACAGAGCTCTACCCACCTCAGGAGGAGTGCGTAAAAAAAGGGCTTTTGGAAGGCAGAAATCTTTTAATATCCATCCCGACAGCAAGTGGTAAAACTCTTGTTGCCGAAATGGCAATGCACCACCACATAGCCGGAAAAGTAAATAAAGGCCCATCAAAGGGCAAATGCCTCTATGTTGTTCCCCTAAAAGCTTTGGCCTCTGAAAAATATGAGGAATTTTCAGGAAAAGGAGTCAGAATCGGGATTGCGACAGGCGATCTTGACAAACGCGATGAATACCTGGGTCAAAACGATATAATAATCACTACAAGCGAAAAGGCTGATTCGCTTTTAAGGAACAACACAAGATGGATGAATTTAATCACCTGCCTTGTTGTAGACGAAGCTCATCTGATTGACTCCGAAAACAGAGGAGCAACTCTTGAGATGGTTATTACAAAACTTCGTTACCTAAACGAAAATATGCAGGTGATAGCACTTACAGCAACAATCGGAAATCCAAGATTATTTGCAGGCTGGCTTGAAGCTGAACATGTTTCGTCAGAATGGCGTCCGGTTGACTTAAAAGAGGGAGTTTTCTACAGCGATACCATCTATTTTGAGGAAGAGGAGAAAAAGATAAAGACGCCTGCAAAGGAGGATGACACTAACCTCTGCCTTGACTGTATTGAAGATGGCGGACAGTCACTTGTCTTTGTAAGCTCACGAAGAAATGCCGAAGGTTTTGCAAAAAGAATGGCAAAAGCGCTTGAAAAATCAGGTTTTTCTGACCCTGCACTTGAGGATATTCAAAAAAAGCTCGAAGCAATTGCCGAGACTGATATGGGAAAAATTCTTGCTTCCTGTACTGCAAAAGGTGCCGCGTTTCACCATGCCGGAATGAAAAGAGAACAAAGACACATCATAGAACAGGGATTTCGTGACGGATATATAAAAGTCATATCATCGACTCCGACACTTGCCGCAGGTCTTAATCTTCCAGCAAGAAGGGTTGTAATCCGCGATTTTTTGCGGTTTAAGGGCGGTGAAGGAATGCTTCCAATCCCGGTCCGGGAATACCGGCAGATGGCAGGACGGGCCGGAAGACCACACCTTGACCCTTACGGCGAAGCTGTTTTGATTGCGAAGGGTCGGGATATGGCAAACGGACTTTTTGAAGAGTTTATATCAGCACCTGCGGAGGATGTAAAATCACGACTTGATGATGAATCAGCACTCTGTTCACAGGTACTCTCGCTTATCTCAACGGAATTTGTAAAAAACAATGATGATCTCGTCTCTTTTCTGAAAAGAACATTTTATACATTTACCAATAAAAAGAGCAGTCATTTGTCTGATATTGTGGAAAAGGCGGTAAGTTACCTTGAAGCCGCAGGAATGATAACAAAAATTGACGACCGCCTTTTTGCAACCGATTATGGAAATCTTGTATCCCACCTTTATATAAACCCTATAAGCGCTGAGATAATCTCAACAGTTCTAAGAGAGAAACAAAAGACACTTTTAGAGATTAAAAGATTAGGTGAAGTGGAAGATATTAAAGCCTCAGATATAGGGGATTTAATAAAAACAGAACCAGCTAAAACCACAAAATCTGTAAATCCGGTATATTCTATAGATTCGATGAAACAAGTTAAATCAGCGTCAGCGAAATCAATGCTGAAAAAAACAGCTTTTACACCTGAAGATATTTCAGCAGTATTCTCAGATATAGGACTATTACAGCTTTTATGCAAAACTCCGGATATGTACACCCTTTATGTCAGAAAAGATGATTTGCCTGTTCTTGAGTCCTTCTATTATGCACACGAAGATGAGCTTTGGATGGAAATTTCGTATGACACAATGGAGGATGACTTCAGGGTAATAAAAACAGCGATGCTTCTTGACAACTGGATTTCTGAAATTGGAGAGGATACAATATGCACAAGATTCGGTGTAGGTCCCGGCGATATCTACAATGTTGTCGAAGGGATGAACTGGCTCTTATATTCTGCTTCCAGAATTTCGTATATGATGGCGCCTGATCTGAAAATTTCAGTGTCAGAAGTAGAGCTTCGGATGAAAAACGGTATTAAACGAGAGTTGATTCCGCTTATAAAACTCAAAAATGTTGGTCGTGTACGTGCAAGAAGACTGTTTAACAACGGAATTACAAGTCCGTTAAAGATTAAGGAAGCAAACTTTGACAAACTGTCAGCAATTCTTGGACAAAAAATTGCAGGACAGGTAATAAAGCAGGTTGAAAAAGAATATGGAAACATAAACAATACAGAGATAATAATAAACAATACAGAGATAAAAAAAGAGCATACACTAAGAGAAGAGAGAGAAGATAAATCAGAGAGGAGAGAGAGAAAAAATAGAAAAATAGAGAACCAGAAAAAAAGTGCAGAAATTATTAAAAAGAACGAAAATTTTGAAAATTTCGGAAATTCTGATTACGAAGAAGAAGAGAAGAATACAGAACAAAAGAAAAAAAACCAAAAAAATAAAAATACCCAGAGATCACTTTTTGAGTTTTAG
- the cgi121 gene encoding KEOPS complex subunit Cgi121, translated as MKPVELKNEPDCEIDCEINQNETKSITDIFGVENYKTQDPKLKEFFFVPVSNVNMSNIDMLGGSKSKLKVKLTSNCGLFCGVAIARAEIKGIKTCLKALNEIANEYNAYIICLNEDNIAGKEHINSAICHATRSWFSKNAISNSFEMEVLLYAGGIRQCSLAGAFGLQKGENNLYICVCIFSCFDNDKVRMKTAERGSNIPGTTSDIILQILERLENDKIFLENENKFNFNFLDEIYSDNFSGILDLEEREKSEEKSEEKMRKLEKIKRLMKMFDITKEEIESVGSERFIDLVIERVALLDINK; from the coding sequence ATGAAACCTGTTGAACTAAAAAATGAGCCGGATTGTGAAATTGATTGTGAAATAAATCAGAATGAGACAAAAAGCATTACTGACATCTTTGGTGTTGAAAATTATAAAACTCAGGATCCAAAATTAAAAGAGTTCTTCTTTGTTCCTGTTTCGAATGTAAATATGTCGAATATAGATATGTTAGGAGGGTCAAAATCCAAACTGAAAGTAAAATTAACTTCAAATTGCGGCCTTTTTTGTGGCGTTGCAATTGCCCGGGCAGAAATAAAGGGTATAAAAACCTGTTTGAAAGCGCTGAATGAAATTGCTAATGAATATAATGCTTATATTATCTGTTTAAATGAAGACAATATCGCCGGAAAAGAGCATATTAATAGTGCAATTTGTCATGCCACCCGTTCATGGTTTTCAAAAAATGCAATATCAAATTCATTTGAAATGGAGGTTTTGCTCTACGCAGGAGGAATACGTCAATGCAGTCTTGCAGGAGCTTTTGGTCTTCAAAAAGGTGAAAACAACCTTTATATCTGTGTTTGTATCTTTTCCTGCTTTGATAACGATAAAGTAAGAATGAAAACGGCTGAAAGAGGAAGTAATATACCAGGCACGACAAGTGATATTATTCTTCAAATTTTGGAAAGACTTGAAAATGATAAAATATTTCTTGAAAACGAGAATAAATTTAATTTTAATTTTTTAGATGAAATATATTCTGATAACTTTTCAGGGATTTTAGATTTAGAAGAGAGAGAGAAGAGTGAAGAGAAAAGTGAAGAGAAAATGAGAAAATTAGAAAAAATAAAAAGGCTCATGAAGATGTTTGATATTACAAAAGAAGAAATTGAGTCTGTTGGCTCTGAGAGATTTATAGATCTTGTAATCGAAAGAGTTGCACTCCTTGACATAAACAAATAA